One genomic segment of Bacteroidales bacterium includes these proteins:
- a CDS encoding UPF0175 family protein, giving the protein MRTIKLEIPDNVDLNDREAKMLLASRLYEKGKLSLGQAAKLVGLSKTTFMELLGDYDVSILNYPPSELNNDIKNARDYSI; this is encoded by the coding sequence ATGAGAACAATTAAATTAGAAATACCGGATAATGTTGATTTAAATGATCGGGAAGCAAAAATGCTCCTTGCATCCCGATTATATGAAAAAGGAAAACTCTCCTTAGGTCAGGCTGCTAAATTGGTGGGGCTATCCAAAACAACTTTTATGGAACTTCTGGGGGATTATGATGTATCTATACTTAATTACCCACCTTCTGAACTGAATAATGATATAAAAAATGCCAGGGATTACAGTATCTGA
- a CDS encoding DUF3368 domain-containing protein — translation MPGITVSDTSSLIVLNKIRRLEILQKLFGHIIITQKIAEEFNNPLPNFISIQNPKDKNYQKILESFLDEGEASTIALMMETDNSLLIIDDLKGRRQAKSLGLNYTGIIGILVIAKEREIISSFSEILDEIKKTDFRLSPQLIEEAKRKCGE, via the coding sequence ATGCCAGGGATTACAGTATCTGATACCAGCAGTTTAATTGTGTTAAATAAAATTCGCCGGTTAGAAATACTACAAAAACTTTTCGGTCATATTATCATAACTCAAAAAATAGCAGAGGAATTTAATAATCCCTTACCCAATTTTATCTCGATACAGAATCCAAAGGATAAAAATTACCAAAAAATACTCGAAAGTTTTCTGGATGAAGGAGAAGCCAGTACCATTGCGCTTATGATGGAAACAGATAATTCTCTCCTTATTATTGATGATCTCAAAGGCAGACGGCAGGCAAAATCACTTGGTTTAAATTATACTGGTATTATTGGCATTTTGGTTATAGCAAAGGAAAGAGAAATTATTAGCTCCTTTTCAGAGATTTTAGATGAAATTAAAAAAACGGATTTTAGATTAAGCCCACAATTGATTGAAGAAGCAAAAAGAAAATGTGGCGAATAA